Below is a genomic region from bacterium.
GTTGGAGACTATTTCCTCACGCAGTTAAAGACCATGATGGACCGGCATCGTTTGATCGGTGATGTGCGGGGGTTCGGCTTGATGATCGGGATTGAGTTTGTCCGGGATCGAAAAACAAAAGAAAAGGCGAAAGAAGAAACGGATGAGATTGTGCAGCGGGCGTTTCAAAAAGGTCTGCTGCTGCTTGGATGCGGAGAAAATATCATTCGAATCGCTCCTCCCTTGATTGTGGATAAGGAAGACGCGGATCTGGGGCTTGCGATTCTGGACGACGTGTTGACAGAAGTGGAATCCAAAAAGTTTTAAAAATGAGCGCCGGCATTGATGAGCGCCGGCATTTTGCCGGCATTGATGTCCGCCGGCTTTCAGCCGGCAGGCCGGCCGACACTGCGGGCGAGATGCTCGCAATAGATTGAGGGTTGCGAATGGAAAATAAATTGATGTCCATGCAAGAAGCCATCGGACGTTACGTTCAAGACGGCGACACAATCGTCATCGAAGGATTCACACACCTGATCTGTTTTGCAGCAGGGCACGAAATCATCCGGCAGAAGAAAAA
It encodes:
- a CDS encoding CoA transferase subunit A, which encodes MENKLMSMQEAIGRYVQDGDTIVIEGFTHLICFAAGHEIIRQKK